The following nucleotide sequence is from Komagataeibacter medellinensis NBRC 3288.
CTCGGCGGGTGTGCGAAAAACTGGCATTGCCACGCGGGGCATGGCGTTCCCTGCCGGCAAGGTCCGCCCCATCACCGCGACAGACCCAGAGTAACAGACAGGGCGGCAGAAGCCTGTAGACAATCCGTGCCATACCATCATTGCGGGCGACCAGCAGTGCCCCGGCGGTCATGCACGGCCCGTGCTGCCGCCGCACCGGAGCGGATCGCGCCCTCGATCGTGGCGGGCAGCCCCGTTGCCGTCCAGTCACCGGCCAGCAGCAGATTGGCGGCCATGGTACGCGTATCCGGCCGCAGGCGGTCCTGTGCCGGGGTTGCAGCAAAGGTAGCACGCTTTTCACGCACAATGCGCAGCGGTGGCATGGACACAGGCAGGGGCACCATTGCCGCGGGGTCGATCGCGGCACGCACCTCGTTCCAGATGAGGCCCGCCAGTTCGTCCAGATCCCGCGTGGCGTAGCGATTGGCGGCGCTGACCGTGACCGAGAGAATCCGCTCCTTGGCAAATACCCACTCACTGATCCCGCCCACAACGCCAATGAAATGAGCCTGCGCCAGACCACCAGTCAGCACGGGCGGCCGGGGCAGCAGGAAATGTACGTTCAGGATCGACTCGAATTCATCCGGTGCGCTGAAGCCGGGCAGGCCACCCGCCAGCAAGCTGGCCGCAACGGGAGCCGGCACCGCCATGATTACGGTATCTTGCCCGCCAATGACAATTCGCTCCTCGCCCAGACGCAGCGCCGTAACCTGGCCCGCTTCCATTTCCACCCCGCTTACACGGCTAGCGGTACGCACATCCGCCTTCAGCACCGACAGGTGAGCAAGGGCAGGATCGACAAAACTTTCAGACAGGCCCACGGCGGGAAAGCGCGGCAGGCAGTTACGCCCCCCCTTCGCAAGGCTCTCCTTCACCACCGCGCCCAGCAGGGCGGCGCTACCGATATCGGGCATGGTATTGAGCACGGATATGGCAAAGGGTTCGAGCAGGCGGCGCGCCAGGCTACCGGGCTGCAGACAGTCGGCCACCACCATATCCGGTGCAGCTTCCATCAGCGCCATCAGGCCGCGCAGTTCAGCCAGCCGCATGCCCGGCACGCGCCTGCGCTTCGAGAGCACCCATAGCGGCACCCGCCCACGGGAGAGGTCGAGCGTCCAGCGCAGCCGGTCGGCCAGGTCCACGAACGGAAAGACAGGGTGCTTCGGCCCCACCAGCGTATCCTGCGCCCCGATCAGGCCCAGATAGCGGTACACCGCCGGGTTGCCTGACAGCAGCAGGTGGTTGCCATTATCAATCCGGCAGCCCAACTGGCGATCAAGATAAGATCGCGCGCGACCACCGCAGGCCGGTCCTGCCTCGTAAACCGTGACCCGTTCGCTGCCGCCCGCCAGTTCAACCGCTGCCGACAGGCCAGCCAGCCCGCCGCCAACAATATGGACATGTCCCGCCATGCTCTGCTCAGCCCGCCAGCGCGCGCAGCGCGATCAGCAGCTTGCGCGGGCGCGAGAGCGAGACCCGCCGCTCCGGCGTGCCCCAGCCCTGGCGTTCCTGTGCCGAAAGGATGGCGGCATAGGTCGCCCCCATCAGGCGGGCGGGGCGCATGGCCGTGTGGTCGCATTGTGCCATGGCCACGGCTGCCGCACGAAAATGGTCATGCGCGCGCCCGGCCAGGATGCGCCCTACCTGCTCAAGGCGCGACGAGCGCATCACCGCTTCGGGTTCAGGCGTAATATTGAAGCGCTCCAGCAGGTCACGCGGCAGGTACAGGCGGCCCAGACGAGCATCCTCTGCTACGTCGCGCAGGATGTTGGTGATCTGCAACGCCCGGCCCAAATGGTAGGCCACCTGGTCGGCACTGGCCGACGCATCGCCAAACACCCGTACCGACAACCGCCCCACGGCAGAGGCCACGCGGTCGCAATACAGGTCGAAGGTAGCTTCATCCGGGGCGACAACGGGGCCACGGGCATCCATTTCCATGCCGTCGATCACGTCATTGAAATCCTGCTGGCGCAGGTCGAAGCGACGGATGGTAGCCATCAGCACACGGTCAAGGCCATCTTGCGCCGCGCCCGCGTAAAGCCGGGCAATGCGCGCGCGCCATTCTTCCAGTCGGCGCGAGCGGTCGGCCGCATCGCCCTGCTCGTCATCGGCCACATCATCCACCAGGCGGCAGAAGGCATAGACCGCGTACATGCCATAACGCCGGTCCGGCGGCAGGATACGCATGCCTTTGCCAAAGGATGTACCCGACCGCACCACGATCTGCTCGACCTGTGCCAGATCGGCGGGATCGCTGCCCAGTACCGGAGCCTCATCATGCCGCGCGCGCAAAAAACCCATTCCCGCGTGTTCCGTTCACTTCAACAAATTACAGTTCAGCCTGTTTTGTAGCGGCAATAACGCGCCAGGACAAAATCCCGCCCGCTCAGACCAGCGTATGCATGGCCCCCGCCACAGCCCCCACCACATCCGCGCGTGAAAGTTTGACACGGCCCGCTACCGGGTCCTCCACCCGCAGGCGGGCCGCCAGACGTTTTGACAGACCCACGATCACCGCCGCCTCCATACGCATGCGTCGGTCACGGATCATGCGCGGCAGCAGGACGGCGTGGCGGTTGAGTTCATCCACCCTGTCCAGCAATGCCGCAAACACGCGGCGCAGGCCGGGCACGGCATAGGGGCGGCGCAGGTCATCAACCGTTACCCCCTCGCGCTCAAGCCATGGGCGCGGCAGGTAGCAGCGATCGAGGGTGCGCAGGTCATCGGCACAGTCCTGCAGGTGGTTGATTACCTGCAGCGCCGTGCACAGCGCATCCGACGCGGCAAATGTCTTGGGATCCTCGCCATGCAGTTCCAACAGAAAGCGCCCTACGGGGTTGGCGGAATAGCGGCAATATTCCTCCAGTTCCTCCCATGTGTCATAGCGATTCTTCACCGCGTCCTGCCGGAACGCCACGATCAGGTCGGTGGCCGTATTGGTGGAGACACCGGTGCGGGCCAGCGTGCGCCCCACGCGCACCGCCGTCTGTGCATCGCGCCGGTCGGGAGCGGTACGCCTGCCCAGCACCACGTCCTCCATGGCATCAAGGCGGGCGATTTTCTGTTGTGCATCCAGCCGGTCAGTATCGACGATATCATCGATCACGCGGGCAAAATCATAATAGGCGTGCACATGCGGTCGCAGTCGGCGGCTGATCAGCAGGGAGCCGACCGGAAAGTTCTCATCGCCCGCGTCCTTGCCGGACGAGACATCCTCGCTGCCCCATACAGCCTGCTCATCAGTATTCACCCTACGTCATCCCCTATGGTGCGGTTCATTGCGGTCGCGGTGGTCTCACCACGCATATGTGTCGAGATCGCGCCATCAGGCTCGGTATAGGCGCGGCTTTTCCATACCACACCCCGGCCCCGATGATGATCCAGTGCCGAACCGATCGTGGCCAGCGTATAGAACCCCGCAATGACCGGCAGCAAGAGCGCCCATGCGGGTGACTGCCTGAACCGACGCAGCGTGGGCGTATAGGACGCCATGGACATGACCCATGCCCCGGCCCCCAGCAGGCTGGGCAGGCCATGGGCCAGCAGCGCCAGTTGCATGGGCACGATCCACACCAGCACCATGCCGATTATGGTGCCCACCAGCAGAAGAGGGGAATAGCCAAGCTGCACGTAGGCCGTTCGCGCGACCATGCGCCAGATATCGGCCGGATGCGGATAGGGGCGGATGGAACGGGCCAGGCAGCTGTGCCCCAGATAGATGCGGCCACCACTGTGCTTGACGTGGGCGGCCAGCGTGCAGTCATCAATCAGCGCGCCGCGCAGGCTCTCGATCCCGCCAATGCGGGCCAGCGCGCTCCAGCGCACCAGCACCGTGCCCCCTGCCGCCCCCGCCACCCGACTGCGCGGGCTGTTCACGCTGGCAAAAGGATAGAGCAGGGCAAAAAAGAACACGAAGGCTGGCACCAACATGCGCTCGGCCGGGCTTGCGCAGTTCAGTTCCACCATCTCCGATACCTGATCAAGATGGTCCGCCTGTGCCCTGGCCACCAGGGTGGAGACATGGCGCGGATCGTGTGTGATGTCGGCATCGGTCAGCAGCACGAAGCCATTGGAATCCGGCACCAGTTCACGCGCGCGCGCCACGCCCTGCGCCACCGCCCACAGCTTGCCGCTCCAGCCCGCGGGCCGCGCCCGGCCGGTCACCACCGTCAGCCGCCCATGCGGGTCGGGCACCTTGCGGGCCAGCCTGCCGGTCCCATCGGTGCTGTTGTCATCCACCAGTATGACATGCAGCGCGCCGGGATAGTCCTGCGCCAGCAGGGAACTGATGCAGGCCGCGACCGATGCCGCCTCATCACGCGCGGGCACCACTACGCACACTTCGGGGCAACTGGCCTGTGCAAGCTGCCTGCCGCGCACCGGCACCAGTACCGGGCCTGCCTGCCAGAAGCGGCCATGGCAGAAAATCAGTCCGAACCAGATGACCAGTATCAGGATGGAAAGCGCAAGCAGTAACATGACAGGGGCCTCAGTCCAGCATGCCGTGCTGGCGGAACCAGTCTATGGCGTCCTTCACCGCCTCACGCGCGGGGCGGGGGGCGTAGCCGAGTTCACGGATGGCCTTGTCCGACGAGAAGAACATCTTCTTGTGCGACATGGCCAGCATCTCACGCGTGACCCTGGGCGCAATACCGAACGCACGCGACAGCCACTCACTCGCCATCGCCACGGGCCAGATCACGGCCTGCGGCAGGCTGACGCGCGGCGGAGCCACACCGGCAAGTTCGGCGGTCATGGCAAACAGGTCGCGCAGCAGGTAATTCTGGCCACCCAGGATGTATTTCTCGCCGATGCGCCCGCGCTCCAGCGCCAGGGCGTGCCCTTCGGCCACGTCATCCACGTGCACGATGTTCACGCCGGTATCGACATAGGCCGGCATGCGCCCTGCCGCGCAGTCCAGGATCATCTGCCCGGTGGGTGTGGGCTTGATATCACGGGGGCCTACGGGGGTGGAGGGGTTCACGATTACGGCAGGCAGCGCGCGTTCATGCACCAGCCGCAACACTTCCTGCTCTGCACGGTATTTGGAGCGCTTGTAGATGCCGATCACGCCATGCTCGTGCACCGGCGTCTCCTCATCGGAGACCGTGCCATCACCGATCAGCCCCAGCGCCGCGACGGAGGAACAGTAAACAATCCGCTGCACACCCGCCTTCTGTGCGGCCAGCATCAGCGCACGCGTACTTTCCACGTTAGCCACCATCATCGGTACCGGGTCGGGCACCCACAGCCGGTAATCCGCCGCCACATGAAAGACATAGCGGCAGTCCTTTACCGCCGCATCGAAACTGCCGGGGGTGGACAGGTCCCCTTCCACCAGTTCGGCGGGCAGGTCGCGCAGGTTGGTCAGATCGCTCCCCTTGCGCACCATGAGCCGGAGCAAATGCCCACGCTCGATCAGGTTACGGGCAACGGCGGAGCCGACAAAACCGGTCGCACCGGTTACAAGGGTTGGGGCAGTCATGGTCTGAACGATCACTCCGTCGGGGACAGAATTCACGATTGCGATACGGACTCGCAACCAGCGGGCGTTCCATTTATCCCGACACCTCCCGGTGGCGCCA
It contains:
- the hpnE gene encoding hydroxysqualene dehydroxylase HpnE, with the translated sequence MAGHVHIVGGGLAGLSAAVELAGGSERVTVYEAGPACGGRARSYLDRQLGCRIDNGNHLLLSGNPAVYRYLGLIGAQDTLVGPKHPVFPFVDLADRLRWTLDLSRGRVPLWVLSKRRRVPGMRLAELRGLMALMEAAPDMVVADCLQPGSLARRLLEPFAISVLNTMPDIGSAALLGAVVKESLAKGGRNCLPRFPAVGLSESFVDPALAHLSVLKADVRTASRVSGVEMEAGQVTALRLGEERIVIGGQDTVIMAVPAPVAASLLAGGLPGFSAPDEFESILNVHFLLPRPPVLTGGLAQAHFIGVVGGISEWVFAKERILSVTVSAANRYATRDLDELAGLIWNEVRAAIDPAAMVPLPVSMPPLRIVREKRATFAATPAQDRLRPDTRTMAANLLLAGDWTATGLPATIEGAIRSGAAAARAVHDRRGTAGRPQ
- the hpnC gene encoding squalene synthase HpnC, whose protein sequence is MNTDEQAVWGSEDVSSGKDAGDENFPVGSLLISRRLRPHVHAYYDFARVIDDIVDTDRLDAQQKIARLDAMEDVVLGRRTAPDRRDAQTAVRVGRTLARTGVSTNTATDLIVAFRQDAVKNRYDTWEELEEYCRYSANPVGRFLLELHGEDPKTFAASDALCTALQVINHLQDCADDLRTLDRCYLPRPWLEREGVTVDDLRRPYAVPGLRRVFAALLDRVDELNRHAVLLPRMIRDRRMRMEAAVIVGLSKRLAARLRVEDPVAGRVKLSRADVVGAVAGAMHTLV
- the hpnA gene encoding hopanoid-associated sugar epimerase, giving the protein MTAPTLVTGATGFVGSAVARNLIERGHLLRLMVRKGSDLTNLRDLPAELVEGDLSTPGSFDAAVKDCRYVFHVAADYRLWVPDPVPMMVANVESTRALMLAAQKAGVQRIVYCSSVAALGLIGDGTVSDEETPVHEHGVIGIYKRSKYRAEQEVLRLVHERALPAVIVNPSTPVGPRDIKPTPTGQMILDCAAGRMPAYVDTGVNIVHVDDVAEGHALALERGRIGEKYILGGQNYLLRDLFAMTAELAGVAPPRVSLPQAVIWPVAMASEWLSRAFGIAPRVTREMLAMSHKKMFFSSDKAIRELGYAPRPAREAVKDAIDWFRQHGMLD
- a CDS encoding glycosyltransferase — translated: MLLLALSILILVIWFGLIFCHGRFWQAGPVLVPVRGRQLAQASCPEVCVVVPARDEAASVAACISSLLAQDYPGALHVILVDDNSTDGTGRLARKVPDPHGRLTVVTGRARPAGWSGKLWAVAQGVARARELVPDSNGFVLLTDADITHDPRHVSTLVARAQADHLDQVSEMVELNCASPAERMLVPAFVFFFALLYPFASVNSPRSRVAGAAGGTVLVRWSALARIGGIESLRGALIDDCTLAAHVKHSGGRIYLGHSCLARSIRPYPHPADIWRMVARTAYVQLGYSPLLLVGTIIGMVLVWIVPMQLALLAHGLPSLLGAGAWVMSMASYTPTLRRFRQSPAWALLLPVIAGFYTLATIGSALDHHRGRGVVWKSRAYTEPDGAISTHMRGETTATAMNRTIGDDVG
- the hpnD gene encoding presqualene diphosphate synthase HpnD, with protein sequence MGFLRARHDEAPVLGSDPADLAQVEQIVVRSGTSFGKGMRILPPDRRYGMYAVYAFCRLVDDVADDEQGDAADRSRRLEEWRARIARLYAGAAQDGLDRVLMATIRRFDLRQQDFNDVIDGMEMDARGPVVAPDEATFDLYCDRVASAVGRLSVRVFGDASASADQVAYHLGRALQITNILRDVAEDARLGRLYLPRDLLERFNITPEPEAVMRSSRLEQVGRILAGRAHDHFRAAAVAMAQCDHTAMRPARLMGATYAAILSAQERQGWGTPERRVSLSRPRKLLIALRALAG